From one Lycium ferocissimum isolate CSIRO_LF1 chromosome 7, AGI_CSIRO_Lferr_CH_V1, whole genome shotgun sequence genomic stretch:
- the LOC132062291 gene encoding uncharacterized protein LOC132062291 has product MVYGLHTIEDRKAMWQKPEQLEPLIQIPWLVMGDFNAILKGEDRLHGNQVMDVETRDFDQCLLNTELTEMRSIGRYFTWTNSHDLSKIDRELVSAKWLTTWPQLVVTVMDPQFSDHALLCVDMECYQNQIARPFKFMNHLVKHAKFLNCVREVWQEQAWGSLMEKIWYKLKHMKGVMKKLNQKEFSNVEQRLQSVRHQLSEVQKQLRTKYNDPALYDKEKMHKVEVEKWSLVEESILRQKTRVQWLGLGDSNSAYIFASVKSRISQNCIKNDAHGSVLQDNNDIEQEIIGFYKGLLGSCAAELPSINPDIMNFGPILNRAQQLALIKPMERK; this is encoded by the coding sequence ATGGTCTATGGATTGCACACTATTGAAGACAGGAAAGCTATGTGGCAAAAACCGGAGCAATTGGAGCCTTTAATCCAGATCCCCTGGCTAGTCATGGGTGATTTCAATGCTATACTTAAAGGGGAAGATAGGCTGCATGGAAACCAAGTAATGGATGTTGAAACAAGGGACTTTGATCAATGTTTACTTAACACAGAGTTGACTGAGATGAGGAGTATAGGTAGATATTTCACCTGgacaaatagccatgacctgagCAAGATTGACAGGGAACTAGTAAGTGCAAAATGGTTGACTACTTGGCCCCAACTAGTGGTCACGGTTATGGATCCTCAGTTCTCTGACCATGCCTTACTGTGTGTGGATATGGAATGCTATCAGAATCAAATAGCTAGACCCTTCAAGTTCATGAACCACCTAGTTAAGCATGCTAAATTTTTGAACTGTGTTAGAGAGGTATGGCAGGAACAAGCCTGGGGCAGCCTAATGGAAAAAATATGGTATAAACTGAAGCACATGAAAGGGGTAATGAAGAAGCTAAACCAGAAAGAGTTTTCAAATGTAGAACAAAGACTCCAGAGTGTCAGACACCAATTGAGTGAGGTGCAGAAACAGCTTAGGACAAAGTACAATGATCCAGCTTTGTATGATAAAGAGAAGATGCATAAGGTTGAGGTAGAGAAATGGAGTTTAGTGGAGGAAAGCATCTTGAGACAGAAGACTAGGGTGCAATGGCTTGGACTAGGGGATTCCAATTCAGCTTACATCTTTGCTAGTGTAAAGAGTAGAATCAGCCAGAACTGTATCAAGAATGATGCTCATGGGAGTGTTCTCCAGGACAATAATGATATTGAACAAGAAATTATTGGCTTCTATAAAGGTCTCCTAGGCTCTTGTGCTGCAGAATTGCCCTCCATTAACCCTGACATAATGAATTTTGGCCCTATCCTGAATAGAGCTCAGCAATTGGCACTTATCAAACCTATGGagaggaaataa